Proteins found in one Pararge aegeria chromosome 12, ilParAegt1.1, whole genome shotgun sequence genomic segment:
- the LOC120627871 gene encoding uncharacterized protein LOC120627871 has protein sequence MDEGETKPCDNCKRDIPRENFTTHALHCARNIRVCGACKEPVPLADLPAHHDRMHKLQPCAQCGERVCGADLEDHVRDSCAHTPAGCRYCELELRRGALPAHERYCGARTERCAQCGAWVMHKYRQLHLDSNHGFVRLSDDPVPTENAIKTTNVPKPASSNFNSSKRDLSLPKANLDRPQTEIRYFSATALPNPNTCIAQNTSDSFTTSTSKLQNAPTVAPGPSRSPPQQASSTPNNSNASRSETNGSMSGVANPGRLAPAPMTDWANLSEQKNAPKTNAATHDRNTNSISSIGPCTSDSSGIADGLGSVSQNGAVPRAKRSNHQPQVNTASAAVPDKVNKNLWAGKKRAAPPPPDARRERGLRSALRRQRDEDARRRDQAAHNLSGGTPHAVRAMAPTDLSPGLPPELSAAAKLDKLRYMDALQSGSTGDADYENTLQGRVWRGADPAPDNHVLGAGPQDCAAPDLTGNAEPERVMENSYTDCSTRSMKLSIFKSSNFSNHRIRPNPARCRKRYKGVMSVVAAAGSLRALRPMSGDAFARRLAALQLRDDRFGQIKRSLRELRRGLGEVTAPYHSAVNDDSTPNEERLPCEFCAALQPRHLLVLHQTGCRPDLTQFRPKSRSESRSASRAESRSPSPSPVIPCEFCTAPLPVYLISEHQERCGRDANLLFPD, from the exons ATGGACGAAGGCGAGACGAAACCTTGCGATAACTG CAAGCGCGACATCCCGCGCGAGAACTTCACGACGCACGCGCTGCACTGCGCGCGCAACATCCGCGTGTGCGGCGCCTGCAAGGAGCCCGTGCCGCTGGCCGACCTGCCCGCGCACCACGACCGGATGCACAAGCTGC AGCCGTGCGCGCAGTGCGGCGAGCGCGTGTGCGGCGCCGACCTGGAGGACCACGTGCGCGACTCGTGCGCGCACACGCCGGCCGGCTGCCGCTACTGCGAGCTGGAGCTGCGGCGCGGCGCGCTGCCGGCGCACGAGCGCTACTGCGGCGCGCGCACGGAGCGCTGCGCGCAGTGCGGCGCGTGGGTCATGCACAAGTACCGCCAGCTGCACCTCGACTCCAACCACGGCTTCGTGCGCCTCAGCGACG ATCCTGTGCCAACTGAAAACGCCATCAAAACTACAAATGTGCCAAAACCGGCGTCTTCCAATTTCAATTCGTCCAAACGTGATCTCAGTCTTCCGAAGGCCAATCTCGACCGTCCGCAAACTGAGATACGATACTTTTCCGCCACCGCCTTACCGAATCCCAATACTTGCATAGCTCAAAACACATCGGACTCCTTTACTACAAGCACTTCTAAACTGCAAAACGCTCCCACCGTTGCACCCGGCCCTTCAAGATCTCCACCGCAGCAGGCTTCTTCCACTCCTAATAATTCTAATGCGTCAAGATCTGAAACAAATGGTTCAATGTCAGGCGTTGCGAACCCCGGCAGACTAGCGCCTGCGCCAATGACCGATTGGGCCAACCTCAGTGAACAAAAAAACGCTCCAAAGACCAATGCGGCAACACATGACAGGAATACGAATTCTATCTCCAGTATTGGTCCATGCACGTCGGATTCGAGTGGTATCGCCGATGGGTTAGGCTCTGTTAGCCAAAATGGGGCAGTTCCTCGTGCGAAGAGAAGCAACCATCAGCCTCAAGTGAACACTGCCTCTGCTGCGGTGCCTGATAAAGTCAACAAGAATCTTTG GGCGGGCAAGaagcgcgccgcgccgccgccgcccgaCGCGCGGCGCGAGCGCGGCCTGCGGAGCGCGCTGCGGCGCCAGCGGGACGAGGACGCGCGGCGCCGCGACCAGGCGGCGCACAACCTCTCCGGCGGTACCCCGCACGCAGTACGCGCAATGGCCCCAACGGACCTGTCCCCAGGCCTGCCGCCCGAGCTGAGCGCGGCCGCCAAGCTGGACAAGCTCCGCTACATGGACGCGCTGCAGAGCGGGAGCACCGGCGACGCGGACTACGAGAACACGCTCCAGGGCAGGGTGTGGCGCGGCGCGGACCCGGCGCCCGACAACCACGTGCTGGGCGCCGGTCCCCAGGACTGCGCGGCGCCGGATCTGACGGGTAACGCAGAGCCAGAAAGAGTGATGGAAAATTCTTATACTGATTGTTCAACACGT tccatGAAATTGTCAATTTTTAAGAGTAGCAACTTTTCCAATCATCGTATTCGGCCGAATCCGGCGCGTTGCCGGAAGCGGTACAAGGGAGTGATGAGTGTTGTGGCCGCAGCGGGCTCGCTGCGCGCGCTGCGGCCGATGTCGGGCGACGCCTTCGCGCGCCGCCTCGCCGCGCTGCAGCTGCGCGACGACCGCTTCGGACAGATCAAGCGCTCGCTGCGGGAGCTGCGCCGCGGCCTCGGAGAG GTCACAGCCCCGTACCATTCCGCCGTCAACGATGACTCCACTCCGAA CGAGGAGCGGCTGCCGTGCGAGTTCTGCGCCGCGCTGCAACCGCGACACCTGCTCGTGCTGCACCAG ACGGGGTGTCGGCCGGACCTGACGCAGTTCCGACCGAAGTCCCGCTCAGAGTCCCGCAGCGCGTCCCGGGCCGAGTCCCGCAGCCCGTCGCCGTCGCCCGTGATCCCGTGCGAGTTCTGCACGGCGCCGCTGCCCGTGTACCTCATCAGCGAGCACCAG GAGCGCTGCGGGCGGGACGCCAACCTGCTGTTCCCCGACTGA
- the LOC120628372 gene encoding uncharacterized protein LOC120628372: MYRLMLLLLLCAGAVSSAPQDSDVTFVKIQPLLSAERASGESGELVRRARQDDVTAALDDEDTEAPEPAEVAPPRERITSPRTGVPERISSLRTTTARSFARPRPTQPSPRFISKLSYFEDDGFSSGVSNNLVEKFGKDARKFQTSCRCEKIWNCPKLQITVPRCPNEYFLCCD; this comes from the coding sequence GTTGATGTTGTTGCTACTGCTGTGCGCAGGCGCAGTGTCGAGTGCGCCGCAGGACTCCGACGTCACGTTCGTCAAGATTCAACCGCTGCTGTCCGCCGAGCGCGCGAGCGGTGAAAGTGGCGAGCTCGTCCGCCGCGCGAGGCAGGACGACGTTACAGCCGCGCTGGACGATGAGGACACCGAGGCGCCCGAGCCCGCGGAGGTGGCGCCGCCAAGGGAACGAATCACGTCGCCGAGGACCGGAGTACCGGAACGAATCTCTTCGCTGCGCACCACAACGGCCCGCAGCTTCGCGCGGCCGCGGCCGACCCAGCCCAGCCCCAGGTTCATATCGAAGCTCAGCTACTTCGAGGACGACGGCTTTTCGAGCGGCGTCTCCAACAACCTCGTGGAGAAATTCGGCAAAGACGCGAGGAAGTTCCAAACGAGCTGCCGGTGCGAGAAGATTTGGAACTGCCCCAAGCTGCAGATCACTGTGCCGCGCTGCCCCAACGAGTACTTCCTGTGCTGCGACTGA
- the LOC120628456 gene encoding protein ANTAGONIST OF LIKE HETEROCHROMATIN PROTEIN 1-like has protein sequence MTRSHWPVVISMSPEEVVLFSAAYIIIRKTLAKRKKKRWWVREYLLQRESSSLITSLRMRDGSFENFTRMSRTDFEILLNMVGPAVVKQDTKFRKSIDPHIRLAITLRYLATGDSYGSLSYTFRVSKSVICHTIPEVCKELIKALNSFVKTPTDVNEWKEKSRNFEILWNFPHCIGAIDGKHVLLEAPPNSGSDYYNYKENFSLVLLAIVDAEYNFVYVNCGAKGKSSDSGVFQETTFYKALNEEQLNLPDPEPLVQGGPKIPYVLVGDSAFALSENMMRPYPGIHEKGSLKRIFNYRLSRARRIVENVFGIMSVVFRVFRKAIPLRPVNAELVVMACVYLHNFLRRNTTSTARYTPNTTFDLEDAGHNVVEGSWRRELTNNNMRNLSRQGRPPPQSAQTIRNLFAEYFCSAQGSVPWQTIQS, from the exons ATGACTCGTTCACATTGGCCAGTCGTGATCAGTATGTCGCCCGAGGAAGTAGTGTTGTTCAGTGCAGCTTACATAATTATTCGGAAGACATTagcaaaacgtaaaaaaaagagGTGGTGGGTCCGGGAATATTTGCTCCAAAGGGAAAGTTCAAGTTTAATAACCAGTCTTCGAATGCGCGATGGATCTTTCGAAAATTTTACTAGAATGTCTAGAACCGATTTTGAgatacttttaaatatggttGGGCCGGCCGTAGTCAAGCAAGATACAAAGTTTCGGAAATCTATCGACCCTCACATCAGACTCGCTATAACATTGAGATACTTGGCAACTGGCGATAGTTATGGTTCATTGTCCTATACTTTTAGAGTGTCAAAATCAGTAATTTGTCATACTATACCAGAAGTTTGCAAAGAATTGATAAAGGCATTAAATTCTTTtgttaaa ACGCCAACCGATGTAAATGAATGGAAAGAGAAATCtcgtaattttgaaatattatggaATTTTCCTCACTGCATCGGAGCGATAGATGGAAAGCATGTGTTACTAGAAGCGCCACCCAATTCTGGCagtgattattataattacaaagagAATTTTAGCTTAGTTCTCTTAGCAATTGTGGATGCTGAGTATaactttgtatatgttaattgtGGTGCAAAAGGGAAGTCGTCTGACAGTGGAGTATTCCAGGAGACTACATTTTATAAAGCACTTAATGAAGAGCAACTGAATTTACCAGATCCTGAGCCACTGGTCCAAGGTGGTCCGAAAATACCATACGTTCTAGTGGGAGATAGTGCATTTGCACTTTCTGAAAACATGATGAGGCCCTACCCCGGCATTCATGAAAAGGGAAGCTTAAAGCGGATTTTCAACTACAGGCTGTCAAGAGCAAGAAGAattgttgaaaatgtttttggcATTATGTCTGTAGTGTTTCGCGTATTTCGTAAAGCTATCCCATTACGTCCAGTAAATGCTGAATTAGTTGTAATGGCTTGcgtgtacctacataatttccTGAGACGTAATACAACTTCAACCGCGAGGTATACACCAAATACCACATTTGATTTAGAAGACGCTGGTCATAATGTTGTGGAAGGTTCGTGGCGAAGGGAgttgacaaataataatatgaggaACTTAAGTAGGCAAGGCAGACCTCCTCCTCAATCCGCTCAGACAATAAGAAACCTCTTTGCTGAATATTTCTGCAGTGCTCAAGGAAGTGTCCCATGGCAAACTATTCAATCATAG
- the LOC120628457 gene encoding uncharacterized protein LOC120628457, producing the protein MAVVWSNENILTLIEMYQNSQLLWDTSHRDYKNKIKKNDAWESIATTLDIPRKDVEGKMHNLRSQFLRERKKIASSKSTGSGSGDVHKSTWFAYDSLLFLVKGSTSSGSMDTMNTQSSESSVALEEIPVASQVLTQPPEASTSPPLPTQPIPVPLPNTQNKRKKDDLSEVYEIMKSAKARMDQPKDEFQVYADYVASELRNIKNEHAVLQAKYFINNILLEARMGKYNYAEYQTGSNSSHTQSYGYRSAPQQSSYSTNSVNDDIVTANASHVNNDNEAPTAPTFTELRQIENIEELVSHFESETQNKE; encoded by the exons ATGGCAGTAGTGTGGTCCAACGAGAATATATTGACCCTGATCGAGATGTATCAAAATTCGCAATTATTGTGGGACACTTCACATCgtgattataaaaacaaaattaaaaaaaatgatgcatGGGAATCTATCGCGACTACATTAGATATACCTAGAAAAGACGTCGAGGGAAAAATGCATAACTTAAGGTCTCAGTTTCTCagggagagaaaaaaaattgcaagctCAAAATCCACTGGAAGTGGAAGTGGGGATGTTCACAAAAGTACCTGGTTTGCGTATGATTCGCTGCTTTTCCTAGTAAAAGGGTCGACAAGTTCAGGCAGTATGGACACTATGAATACTCAG tCATCCGAAAGTTCGGTGGCACTCGAAGAAATACCAGTGGCATCGCAAGTATTAACGCAACCACCAGAGGCATCAACGTCGCCGCCATTACCAACTCAACCAATACCGGTGCCGCTTCCAAATActcaaaataaaaggaaaaaagatgATCTGAGTGAGGTATATGAAATAATGAAGAGCGCAAAAGCCAGGATGGATCAACCAAAAGACGAATTTCAAGTTTACGCCGACTATGTAGCTTCTGagttaagaaatataaagaatgaacATGCTGTGCTACAGGCGaagtactttattaataatatcttattagAGGCTAGGATGGGAAAATACAACTATGCAGAATACCAAACGGGAAGTAATTCAAGCCATACTCAAAGTTATGGATACCGTTCTGCTCCTCAACAGTCATCCTATTCGACAAATTCTGTTAATGATGATATAGTAACTGCTAATGCTTCTCatgttaataatgataatgaagcaCCAACTGCACCAACTTTCACAGAATTACGACAAATTGAGAATATTGAAGAACTAGTTTCCCACTTTGAATCAGAAACGCAGaacaaagaataa